One window from the genome of Bacillota bacterium encodes:
- a CDS encoding ABC transporter ATP-binding protein — protein sequence MPKPLLEIENLTMRFGSLAANDDVSFSVSQGEIVGLIGPNGAGKTTCFSCVTGFLRPTAGRVRFDGHDITGMPPYAVCRRGLARTFQIVRTLKDMTVEENIMTGAFLRTPSHDQARKIAREIMELTDLTQNRDKLGKSLTIADRKRLEIARALATRPSLLMLDETMAGLNQTEIRDAMELCQRLRGEGVTLVVVEHIMEAIMPISDKIIVLDSGKKIAEGKPKEIACDERVIKAYLGDKYNVAG from the coding sequence ATGCCAAAGCCGCTGCTTGAAATCGAGAACTTGACCATGCGGTTCGGAAGCCTTGCAGCCAACGACGATGTGAGCTTCTCGGTGAGTCAGGGTGAAATTGTCGGGCTCATCGGGCCGAACGGGGCTGGGAAGACCACATGCTTCAGCTGCGTTACCGGGTTCCTGCGACCCACCGCCGGGCGGGTGAGGTTTGACGGACATGATATAACAGGCATGCCGCCCTACGCCGTATGCAGGCGCGGTCTGGCAAGGACGTTTCAGATCGTGCGGACTCTCAAGGACATGACAGTTGAGGAGAACATCATGACCGGGGCGTTCCTCAGGACTCCCAGTCACGATCAGGCCAGGAAGATCGCCCGGGAGATCATGGAACTGACCGACCTGACACAGAACCGGGACAAGCTTGGGAAGAGCCTGACCATAGCGGACCGCAAACGGCTCGAGATTGCACGGGCCCTCGCCACCCGGCCCAGCCTCCTCATGCTCGACGAGACCATGGCCGGCTTGAACCAGACCGAGATCCGGGACGCCATGGAGCTGTGCCAGCGACTGAGGGGGGAAGGCGTAACACTCGTTGTAGTGGAGCACATCATGGAGGCAATCATGCCCATCTCAGACAAGATCATCGTGTTAGATTCCGGAAAGAAGATCGCCGAAGGCAAACCCAAGGAGATCGCTTGCGACGAGCGAGTCATCAAAGCCTACCTGGGGGACAAGTACAATGTTGCGGGTTGA
- a CDS encoding ABC transporter ATP-binding protein: MLRVENLSAGYDGVPVLFDVSFEVGEGEIVAIVGSNGAGKTTILRTVSGLMKPMGGNIEFRGRAIGGLPAHVITTLGLAHVPEGRRLFAKMSVRDNLLLGAHSISDEKLTASTLAEVCEIFPILGERADQKADTLSGGEQQMLAIARGLMCRPKLLMVDETSLGLMPTMVDRVFDVLKSISERGVTVLMVEQKVEKSLKMADRAYVLQTGRVVMEGTGQELLENPEIKKAYLGL; this comes from the coding sequence ATGTTGCGGGTTGAGAACCTGAGTGCGGGGTACGACGGCGTTCCGGTCCTCTTCGATGTAAGCTTCGAAGTGGGCGAGGGCGAGATCGTCGCGATAGTGGGCTCGAACGGCGCGGGGAAGACCACCATCCTCCGGACTGTCTCCGGGCTCATGAAGCCCATGGGCGGCAACATAGAGTTCAGAGGACGCGCTATTGGAGGTCTGCCAGCCCATGTCATTACCACCCTTGGACTGGCCCACGTGCCCGAAGGCAGAAGGCTGTTCGCCAAGATGAGCGTGCGGGACAATCTCCTGCTTGGGGCGCATTCGATCTCAGATGAGAAACTGACCGCAAGTACTCTTGCGGAAGTGTGTGAGATCTTTCCGATACTCGGGGAGAGGGCGGACCAGAAAGCCGACACGCTCTCCGGCGGCGAACAGCAGATGCTCGCAATAGCCCGAGGCCTCATGTGCCGGCCCAAACTGCTCATGGTGGACGAGACATCGCTGGGCCTCATGCCGACCATGGTGGACAGGGTGTTTGATGTACTGAAGTCCATCAGCGAAAGAGGTGTCACCGTGCTGATGGTCGAGCAAAAGGTGGAGAAATCCCTGAAAATGGCCGACCGCGCCTACGTCCTCCAGACGGGGAGGGTAGTCATGGAAGGAACCG
- a CDS encoding branched-chain amino acid ABC transporter permease, producing MNQRSRHEWRSLAIVIGLLAVLPLLTKNVNVHHVIVMFFIYASLGEAWNMITGLAGQTSFGHASFFGIGAYAAAVAFYRFGASPWIGMVIGALAAAAVGAIVSYPMFRLRGHYFAVATLAVSEIVFQLFVSWRWVEGATGISVPVAREGLWTLQFHSSKLPYCYLALAGFVAAAAAFHWLANSRIGFYLRAIKDSEEAAMAIGINPAKYKLLAMVSSASLTAIFGSIYTQYILYIDPFMVFSMHVSIKIVLLTVLGGLGSVWGPVFGAAVLIPLSEYTRVLFGGTGRGIDLILFGVLIVMVACFQPQGIVGILRSRGRSGKGGQTRDAKAAA from the coding sequence ATGAACCAGAGATCTCGACATGAATGGAGATCCCTCGCCATAGTCATCGGGCTTCTGGCGGTGCTCCCGCTTCTGACCAAGAACGTGAATGTGCATCACGTCATCGTGATGTTCTTCATCTATGCGTCCCTGGGCGAGGCGTGGAACATGATCACAGGGCTCGCGGGACAGACGTCCTTCGGGCACGCGAGCTTCTTCGGTATAGGGGCCTATGCGGCCGCGGTCGCCTTCTACAGGTTCGGCGCGAGTCCCTGGATCGGCATGGTGATCGGCGCCCTGGCGGCCGCGGCGGTAGGTGCGATCGTGAGTTACCCCATGTTCAGGCTCAGGGGCCACTACTTCGCCGTTGCCACCCTCGCTGTTTCGGAGATTGTGTTCCAGCTGTTTGTCAGCTGGCGGTGGGTGGAGGGTGCGACCGGCATATCCGTCCCTGTGGCTCGGGAAGGCCTTTGGACTCTGCAATTCCACAGCTCCAAGCTTCCTTACTGCTACCTGGCCCTTGCCGGGTTCGTTGCCGCTGCGGCGGCCTTCCACTGGCTCGCAAACTCGAGGATCGGGTTCTACCTGAGAGCTATCAAGGACAGTGAGGAGGCTGCGATGGCAATAGGGATCAACCCGGCCAAGTACAAGCTTCTCGCCATGGTATCCAGTGCGTCCCTCACGGCGATCTTCGGATCCATCTACACTCAATACATCCTGTATATTGATCCGTTCATGGTGTTCTCGATGCACGTCTCCATAAAGATAGTCCTCCTCACCGTTCTGGGCGGATTGGGGTCCGTCTGGGGCCCGGTGTTCGGCGCGGCTGTTCTCATCCCGCTTTCCGAGTATACCAGGGTCCTCTTCGGAGGCACGGGCAGGGGCATAGACCTCATCCTCTTCGGGGTGCTCATCGTGATGGTTGCGTGCTTCCAGCCCCAGGGGATTGTGGGCATTCTCCGGTCGCGCGGGAGATCCGGGAAAGGAGGTCAGACACGGGATGCCAAAGCCGCTGCTTGA
- a CDS encoding ABC transporter substrate-binding protein, with protein sequence MRRSVLALVVSFTLVGLMFIGNVALAQPVVKIGAIFPLTGASAATGVKLKYAVEVAEEIINGLHPDIDVPLARTSGLPKLSGARVQFVFADHQGNPEIAKSEAERLIQNEKVVALIGCYQSSATKPASAVAERYGVPFIAGSSSSAALTERGLKWFMRIAPNDDMETKFFFDYLKFLNQNYNAGIKRVGVVFIDNEYGVHAAEMVDKWIETYKKDGFELAARIKYPTTVSNVDTEVQRVKAARLDAIFHASYIADITQFVKGYRAYDVTPKAVLNYCGGFQDPKFLENLGRDANYFSGSNAIASSLFAKMEVAKRINDLYKPKAGVDIDGPTIEDFSSALVMADAINEAGSTDPARVLEVLKTKTFYAPYFVSGKVKFDDKGQNEYSASVMVQVLNGVYEAVWPVEFKTAEPVPAFPPWRSR encoded by the coding sequence TTGAGGAGAAGTGTCCTGGCGCTGGTTGTCTCATTTACTCTCGTGGGGCTCATGTTCATCGGGAACGTGGCTCTCGCTCAACCGGTGGTCAAGATTGGAGCCATCTTCCCACTCACTGGAGCCTCCGCGGCGACGGGTGTCAAGCTGAAGTACGCAGTCGAGGTCGCTGAGGAGATAATCAACGGTCTGCACCCGGATATTGACGTGCCGCTGGCTCGCACTTCGGGCCTGCCGAAGCTGAGCGGGGCCCGGGTCCAGTTCGTGTTCGCCGACCACCAGGGCAACCCTGAGATCGCCAAATCTGAGGCGGAGAGGCTGATTCAGAACGAGAAGGTAGTGGCCTTGATCGGGTGCTACCAGAGTTCGGCCACGAAACCTGCAAGTGCTGTGGCTGAGCGGTATGGGGTACCATTCATTGCGGGCTCTTCCAGCTCCGCGGCTTTGACCGAGCGCGGGCTCAAGTGGTTCATGCGGATCGCTCCCAATGACGACATGGAGACGAAGTTCTTCTTCGATTACCTCAAGTTCCTGAATCAGAACTACAACGCCGGAATCAAGCGTGTCGGTGTTGTGTTCATTGACAATGAATATGGTGTACACGCAGCGGAGATGGTCGATAAGTGGATTGAGACCTACAAGAAGGATGGGTTCGAGCTGGCCGCAAGGATCAAATACCCTACCACCGTGTCTAACGTCGACACTGAGGTGCAGCGGGTCAAGGCTGCCAGGCTCGATGCCATCTTTCACGCCTCTTACATAGCGGACATCACCCAGTTCGTAAAGGGGTACAGGGCCTACGATGTGACCCCGAAAGCGGTCCTGAACTACTGCGGAGGCTTCCAGGATCCCAAGTTCCTGGAGAACCTGGGGCGGGACGCGAATTACTTCTCTGGATCCAACGCAATTGCCTCCAGCCTCTTCGCCAAGATGGAGGTAGCGAAGCGCATCAACGACCTTTACAAACCGAAGGCAGGAGTGGACATTGACGGCCCGACCATTGAGGACTTCTCCTCCGCCCTGGTCATGGCGGACGCCATCAACGAGGCAGGATCCACTGATCCGGCCCGTGTTCTTGAGGTCCTCAAGACTAAGACCTTCTACGCCCCCTATTTCGTGTCCGGCAAGGTCAAGTTCGACGACAAGGGCCAGAACGAGTACTCGGCATCTGTCATGGTCCAGGTCCTGAACGGAGTGTACGAGGCAGTGTGGCCGGTGGAATTCAAGACCGCCGAGCCCGTGCCCGCGTTCCCACCGTGGAGGTCCCGGTAG
- a CDS encoding branched-chain amino acid ABC transporter permease, with translation MLPQLLASGVIMGTVYGLVAVGLGLIWGVMDVINFAHGDFLMISMYSSFWVYTLFRVDPILSWPIETALIFALGYLTYKVIIKRVVDAPGLSALLATFGLSLILRNAAQFLWSADYRYLPDTVVADRRLLLGPVMIGLPQLVAAFGSILMTFAVFYFVRRTRMGRAIQATSMDKDAARLMGVDTERVYAFTFGLGGACVGFAGALLSTFFPVYPESGALYSTLAFVIVALGGFGNVKGALQAGIIIGLAEALGGFYLGTQFKYTVVFLIYLLVMQVRPKGLFGW, from the coding sequence TTGCTTCCTCAACTGCTCGCGAGCGGGGTTATCATGGGGACCGTGTACGGCCTCGTGGCGGTCGGCCTGGGGCTGATCTGGGGCGTCATGGATGTGATCAATTTCGCTCACGGCGACTTCCTCATGATCAGTATGTATTCTTCTTTCTGGGTCTACACTCTCTTCAGGGTCGACCCGATTCTCTCGTGGCCGATCGAGACCGCCCTCATATTCGCTCTCGGATACCTCACCTACAAAGTGATCATCAAGCGCGTCGTGGATGCCCCGGGGCTTTCGGCGCTCCTGGCGACATTCGGCCTGAGCCTCATCCTCAGAAACGCCGCGCAGTTCCTCTGGAGTGCGGACTACAGGTACCTCCCGGATACGGTCGTCGCGGACAGAAGGCTCTTGCTGGGTCCAGTGATGATCGGCCTGCCACAGTTGGTCGCTGCATTCGGAAGCATTCTCATGACGTTCGCTGTGTTCTACTTCGTCCGGCGGACTCGGATGGGCCGGGCGATACAGGCTACATCCATGGACAAGGACGCTGCACGCCTCATGGGGGTGGACACCGAGCGGGTGTATGCCTTCACATTTGGGCTCGGCGGGGCGTGTGTCGGGTTCGCGGGGGCCTTGCTCTCGACCTTCTTCCCTGTCTACCCCGAATCGGGCGCACTGTACAGCACCCTTGCCTTCGTGATCGTGGCGTTAGGGGGATTCGGGAACGTCAAGGGCGCGTTGCAGGCAGGGATCATCATAGGCCTGGCGGAGGCACTCGGAGGGTTCTACCTGGGCACACAGTTCAAGTACACGGTGGTGTTCCTGATTTACCTTCTTGTCATGCAAGTGCGGCCCAAAGGATTATTCGGTTGGTGA